A region from the Lemur catta isolate mLemCat1 chromosome 7, mLemCat1.pri, whole genome shotgun sequence genome encodes:
- the LOC123642144 gene encoding olfactory receptor 1440-like: MDSHLHTPMYFFLSNLSFLDICYVSTIAPKMLSDFFKKHKSISFMGCTMQYFFFSSLGLTECCLLAAMAYDRYAAICNPLLYTAIMSPTLCGHMVAGSCITGFLGSFIQLCALLQLNFCGPNIINHFFCDLPQLLILSCSDTFFFQVMTSVLTVIFGLTSVLVIMISYGYIVATILKITSAEGRSKAFNTCASHLTAVTLFFGSGIFVYMYPNSGDSLSQNKLASVLYTVIIPMLNPLIYSLRNKDIRDALNRWKKRIFFWC; the protein is encoded by the coding sequence ATGGACTCCCATCTGCATAcacccatgtacttcttcctcagTAACCTGTCCTTCCTGGACATCTGCTATGTTTCCACTATAGCCCCCAAGATGCTCTCAGACTTCTTCAAGAAACATAAATCCATCTCCTTTATGGGGTGCACCATGCAGTACTTCTTCTTCTCTAGCCTGGGTCTGACTGAGTGCTGTCTTCTGGCAGCCATGGCTTATGATCGATATGCTGCCATCTGTAACCCTCTGCTCTACACGGCCATCATGTCCCCCACCCTCTGTGGCCACATGGTGGCAGGATCTTGTATCACTGGATTCCTTGGCTCATTTATTCAACTGTGTGCCTTGCTTCAGCTCAACTTCTGTGGGCCAAATATCATCAACCATTTCTTCTGCGATCTGCCCCAACTGCTGATTCTATCCTGCTCTGACACCTTTTTCTTTCAAGTCATGACCTCTGTGCTCACAGTGATCTTTGGACTCACATCTGTCCTGGTTATCATGATATCCTATGGTTATATCGTTGCCACCATCCTGAAGATCACTTCAGCTGAAGGTAGGTCCAAGGCCTTCAACACTTGTGCTTCTCACCTGACAGCAGTGACCCTTTTCTTTGGCTCAGGCATCTTTGTTTATATGTATCCTAACTCTGGTGATTCCCTGAGCCAAAACAAGTTGGCATCAGTCTTATACACTGTCATAATCCCCATGTTAAATCCACTGatctacagcctgaggaacaaAGATATCAGAGATGCCCTAAACAGATGGAAGAAGAGAATTTTCTTCTGGTGTTAG